The Candidatus Arthromitus sp. SFB-mouse-Japan genome includes a region encoding these proteins:
- a CDS encoding YigZ family protein, producing MSYKTIIGDAYYEFEEKRSVFIGYIKHIESEDEAKNFIEYINSKHYDSKHNVYGYIVGGDMLIQRYTDDGEPQGTAGIPIIELIKKRKLTDVIIVVTRYFGGILLGVGGLTRAYVNGANGAINNARIVDKVLGNEILIIVKYDLVGKLQYFFNENKIHIKDTLYEDRVIFKVRCEKIDVNKFLSDITDLTSNNLSVEISDDVMYFKDEGKYFLNNEV from the coding sequence TTGAGTTATAAAACTATTATAGGCGATGCATATTACGAATTCGAAGAGAAGAGGTCTGTCTTTATTGGATATATTAAACATATTGAATCAGAAGATGAGGCTAAAAATTTTATAGAATACATAAATAGTAAGCATTATGATTCTAAGCATAATGTTTACGGGTACATAGTTGGTGGTGATATGTTAATTCAAAGATATACAGATGACGGTGAACCCCAAGGTACTGCTGGTATACCAATAATAGAACTAATAAAAAAGAGAAAATTAACGGATGTTATTATTGTGGTAACAAGATATTTTGGGGGAATTCTTCTAGGTGTTGGAGGATTAACTAGAGCTTATGTGAATGGAGCCAATGGGGCAATTAATAATGCAAGGATAGTTGACAAAGTTTTGGGAAATGAAATTTTAATAATTGTTAAGTATGATTTGGTTGGTAAATTACAATACTTTTTTAATGAAAATAAAATCCATATAAAAGATACTTTATATGAAGATAGGGTTATTTTTAAAGTTAGATGTGAGAAAATTGATGTAAACAAGTTTTTATCCGATATAACTGATTTAACTTCAAATAATTTGAGTGTTGAAATTAGTGATGATGTTATGTATTTTAAAGATGAGGGAAAGTATTTTCTAAATAATGAGGTTTAA